The DNA region GTGGACCGACAGCGGCGCCTCGTACGGCTCGTCTGTCCAGATGACCATCGATGGCGTCGAGGCCATCGTCGCCCCGATGTCTGACAAGCTGGTTGTGCTCGCCGCTGCAGACGGCAAGGTGCTGTGGCAGATGCCCTACACGCAGGGGCGATACAACGCGGCCACGCCGATCGTCAGCGACGGAACTCTCATCGTCGCCGGTCCGAATAGCGGCATGACCGCCTTAGAGCTCACCAAGCAGGGAGACGAAGTCACCGAGGACCAGGCCTGGAAAAACTCCGACAACACCGTCATCTACAACACTCCCGTGCTTAAGGACGGGAAGTTGTACGGCATCTCCAACCTCAACAGCCTCTTCTGCATCAATGTTGAGGGGGGCCAGACCGCTTGGAACGCGCCGCTCGGCGGAGACGCCCCGGCGCGGCCTCAGGCCCCGCCTGCCGAAGCGGGGCAGCAAGAACAGGGCCGGCGTGGCGGGGGCGGCCGCGGCGGACGACGCGGCGGCGGCGGAGGCGGGGGCTACGGCTCAGTTGTCGATGTCGGCGGGGCGCTGCTCGCGCTCATCCCGAGCGGCCAGCTAACCGTGTTCGCCCCGGGCGACGAGTACACCGCAATCGCTACCTACAAGGTGGCCGACGCCGGGGCCTACGCCTATCCCGTCCCATCCAAGCACGGCTTGTTCATCAAGGACCAAGAATCGGTTACGCTCTGGGCGACCCACTAGCGCAAGCCGCGCCGTAGAGATGCCAAGTGCAACCGCGCCAGATCCTGGGGGGACGGGTCCGTGTCCCCCTGGGATGGCGCCGCGGCCGCTAGGGCAGCGTCCGCCTCCGGTGCTTGCACGCGGCTACTTGCGGCGGCGTGCCTCGCGTCGATCCGCCTGCACCTTCGCGAGCAACGTCGTTCCCTCGAGCTCCGACTGATCTGCCAATTCCGTCAGCAGCTCTGCGTAGCCCTCGCCGCCGATGAGCCGCGCCGCGGCAAGCGCCTGCACCCGCAGCCCTAGGTCGACGTACGCATCTGATGCTACGTCGGCAACCGCGCTGGCCAGCAGTTCGCGCGTCTCAGGCGCGACATCGGCCGCGGGCTCGCTTGAGGGGCGGCCATCGGCGTCAATGGCCGCTAAGCCCAGCGGCGATTGCCGCACCCCGCTAAAGAACCGTCTCAGCGCTACCAGCGCGGCCTCAGCAATCTCTTTGTTGCGGGAACGGGCCAACATGGCGAGGGGCGGCAAGAGCGTGCTGTCGGCAGAGAGCCCGACCGCCTCGGCGGCGCTGGCCACCAGCGGGTCGCGATCGTCCGCCAGGATTTTGCGCAGCTCGCCGCGTGCGTCGGCATCGCCGACCGCCGCCAAGCCGGTCAGCGCAGCGGCCCGCCAACGCCGGTCGGGGCGCGTCGCGAGGATCTCTGAGAGGTCACGTGTGGTGCGTGGGTCGTCGAGCGCCACGAGCACGAGCGTCGCCGCGGCGGTGTGGTCTTGGTCGGAGAGGTGCTCGGCGGCCAGCGCGTAGCCATCGTCCACGCCGTGCCGGGCAAGCAGCCTGGCGATGCGGAGCTTGAAGGGCAGGTAGGATTCCGACTTGAGCAGCGGCCGCATTGCGTCTGCCGACGACGGCGAGTCGACCAACTCGAGCGCCGTCAGCGCCTCCCCCTTCAGCCGGAAGTCGGCGCCGCGTAGCCACCCGACCAGCAGCGGCGCCGCACGCTTCTCGCCCAGCACCCCGAGAGCCCGCGCGATTGCGCCTCGTTCGGCGGCGGACAGGCTTGGCTGCTCAGCGGCCGCCATTAGGAGTGTGCTCATCTGCTTGCTCTGCATCCCGCCCAACGCGTCAACCTCTGCCTCGATGGATTGGCCCGCGGCCAGCGAACGCTCAAGCCGCTCCAGCCAAACCCGCTCCGCCAGCGGCAGGTCGCCCATCGTCTCCCTGAGCGCAGGCCGCGGCATCAGCCGAATCGCGGCCTGGGCATAGGCCGCCTCGCCGGCCGGGGCGAGGTCGAGCGGCAAGGCCGCGGTCGCGTCCATCACGGGGGTCAGGCCGAGGGAGTGACGCAGGGCAGCCCCCGATCGCGAGAGCGCCGTGGCGGCCGCCTGCCGCTCGGCCTGTGTCGCGGCGTCGGTAAGCTGATCGATCAAGTACGCGCGGACGCCATCCGCTTCAACCGTCGTGCCGGGCAACCGGCCCAGCGCATCGATCGATGCGGTTCGGATCGTTGTGCGGGCTTCGTCGGAGCGGAGCACCGCGTACAGCGCGTCGGCAACACCGCCTGGCGGCTGCGGATTGTCGGGCGAGGGCCCGACCGTCAGCATCTTGGCGAGGAGATCCAGCGCCGCCCCGCGGACAGCCGATTGCGGGCTCTCGACCAGCCGCGCCAGCGCTTCGTAGACGCGGCCGTCACTGGCGCACCAGTCGGCCCGCAAAGACAGGCTGGTGAGCAACGCAACCGTGGCGACGCCGTCCGTCTTCGCCAACCGGTCGATCAGCAGCCTGGCGCGCTCGCTCCGCGACCGGGAGTCCGCTACTTGAATGAGCGTCTCCACGACGCCGACCAGCGGGTCGTCCGCGCCGGACAACAGCGGCACGCGCTGGGCGAACGTTGTGGCGCCCGGCGTCGCCGAGACGCATCCGTACGAGGCGATCCCCCCGCCCAGGTCGAATCCACGCTGCTGAGAGAGGATCAACATGCGCAGCTCTCCTTCCTTCAGCGGCGGCGCGGCCGAGGCGTCTTCGGCCGGCAGGCCCAGGTCCGACGCGGTCATCGACAACGCCTCGCGCTGAAAGAGCCCCTTGAGCACCCGCACCGGCTGAAAGCGGTACTCGCGCAGCGCGATGTCGGTCTTGGCGCCCTCGACCACCGTAACGCTGCTGACCCGCGTCACGCGGGCTGCCATCACGAGGTGCGCCTGCCCAATCCCCGGCTCGAGGCTCCACCCCTGAAAGTCAGAGGAGGCGTCGTGGCCCGCCGCGGCGCCGAGACTTCCGAGAGTCAACAACGCAAGGCAAGCAGCAAGCGTGTGCAAGCGAAGAGAACGGCTCATGGCCAGCGCCTGGGTTCCGGTTTTAGGATGGACAGCAGTACAAGGGAATCGCTGCGCCGTAAGGGTCCGCGGCGGGCGACTTGGCGGCGGCGGCTTCCAGGTGCGACCCAGAAGCAGCACTCTGCCCCAGGCCCCCGGCGAACGCGGACGCCAACACCAGCGTCACACACCCACATGTGAGCAAACGCCCCAGGCGACGCGTCATACGCGGCTGTACGCCTCGGTCGGCGATCATCGCGATCCTGCTCCTGAGCAACCGCGCACCGTCACGCTCGCACGGCCGTCCGAACGAAACGCCGAAAGACGAGGGCAGCGGCGGGTTCCCCGACATCCAGTCGACGACCGACAGCAACGCCCGCGCGTACGACTTTCGAGAAACGCCCGTCCGCTCGAGCGCCAGCGCATCGCAGCACGCTTCGGCGGCCGCAGAGGCTTGGCGACGCGCGAACCACACCGCCGGGTTCCACCAGAACAGCGTCGCTACGGCCGTCGTGGCGAGCGCCACCCAGTGGTCTCGCCGGACGTAGTGGCCCAGCTCGTGCGCCAGGATGCCCCGCAGCGCTTCGTCGTCGATCGTGTCGATCAGCGGCCGCGGCAAGACGATCACCGGCCGGCCAGGCTCGGCCCACAGCATCGGCGGCAGCGACGCGTCGACCAGTCGCAGCCCCACCTCGGTCTGCAATCGAAATCGTCGCGACGCCTCCTGAAGCAGCCGGGCCGCTCGCGCCGGCGCCTCCTGGTCACTCCGCAGCAGGCGCCGAACACGCACGAACCGCCGAGCGATGCCGAACCAGAGCACGCACGTCATCAGCAGGCTAGCTCCAAGCAGCACGAGGAGTGTCCCCTCTCCCATCGACCCAAAGGGGCCGTTCGATGGAGCCGCGCTGCCGACGGGCGGGGGCGCACTATACGCTGTCCCAACAGGGTAGCAACCGCAGCGCGCCGCGGCGGCGTACTGCGCCTCGCCGTACTGCGCTGCATCAGGCGGCGCGGCCGTGTTGTCCCCAGCAAACCAATCCGCACGCCAAATCCCCGGCGGCGCCGCCAGCAGCAGCAATACCAGCAGCCACAACGTGTGGGAGGCCGCGGGCCGACGGCCGAGCCACGGCGTGCGACCAAGTAGCCAAACCGCCCCACCCGCCGCGGCCGCCACGGCTTGTTGGACGGCGAAGTCGTTGAGTGTGCCGGGCATCGGCTTGACCCCCTCGTCGCGGATGTTCTCTAGTCGCGGATGTTCTCGATAAGCTTCTCGATCGCCGCCCGATCCTTCTTGGTCAGCGTCGCTTGCTCAACAAGCGATAACAGCAAGGGCGTCAGCGATCCGCCGAAATGGCTGTGGGCCATCTGCTTGAGCCGGCTGCCGACGTACTGGCGACGGGTGAAGGCGGCGTGGAAGCGGTGCGCGAACGCCGATTTGTCGACCCTCACGTACCCCTTCTCAATCAGCCGATCGAGGAAGCTCTTCACCCCGGCGTGCAGAGAGTGCTCGTGCCGGCCGTACACCGCCAGCACCACCTCGCGGATCGTCTCGCCCGCGTCCCGCTCCCACAGCACCTCCATGACCGCCAGCTCGGCGCCGGTCAGGTCGTCGTTGGGGACGCTCTCGGGCTTCATCGTGGCGGCCGTCTACGGGGGGATCAATCGACTCTCGGGGCACATCAGGCAATCTGCATGAGATTGTAAGGCATCTCGCATGAGAGTCAAGCGACGCACGCCAGAATCGCACGCCCGCGGGAGTCGCTTCCGGGCGTCTCCGCCCGATACTAAGATTGAGGCCCCGCGCACCATCGTGCGACGGCGCAGGCGAACCCCGGCGGAGGGAACAAGGTGGCGAAGAAGACGCCCAAGAAGCAGGTGAAAGCGGCCAAGAAAGCGTCCCTAGTCCCGGCCGACGCGTCCGCGCAAGAAGCCGCGCCGAAACTGCTGTCCGGGGGCAACCCACAGATCGCCAAGGGGTACGGCGATGCTCCGGTGCAGGCCTACCTGGCGGCCATGCCGGGTTGGAAGCAGCGGGTCGGGCGCCGGCTCGACGCGCTCGTCGTGCGCGTTGTCCCCGAAGTAAACAAGGCAGTGAAGTGGAACACCCCCCTCTACGGTGTTGAGGGCCAGGGCTGGTTCCTCGCTTTTCACTGCATCACGAAGTACGTGAAAGTTAGCTTCTTCCGCGGGGCGTCGCTGTGTCCGGTCCCTCCCGTGGCGTCTAAGATGAAGGACGTACGATATTTTCATGTCCACGAAGACGACGAGATCGACGAAACGCAGCTCGCCGATTGGATCAAGCAAGCCAGCAAGCTCCCCGGCGAAACGATGTGACGGCGGCGACACGATCGCGGCGCACTCGATCGCCCGGTCGAGTTTCCGTAGCAGACGAAAGAAGCCATGGCAGAGCAAACCCCTTCGCAATTGATCGACGCAAGAATCAAAGCGCTAGACGATTGGCGGGGCGAGACGCTCGCCCGGGTCCGCAAGCTCATCAAGCGGGCCGATCCCGAGGTGGCCGAAACGGTCAAGTGGCGGAAGCCGTCGAACGGGATGCTCGGGGTCCCGGTGTGGGAGCACGCCGGCATCCTCTGCACCGGAGAGGCGTACAAGAGCTTTGTGAAGCTGACCTTCGCCAAGGGCGCGTCGCTCGCGGACCCGTCGCGCCTGTTTAACGCCAGCCTCGAGGGGAACGCCCGGCGCGCCATCGACCTGCGAGAGGGGGACGCGATCGCAGAGAAGCCGTTCACGGCGCTCATCCGCGCCGCCGTAGCGCTCAACACGGCGGCGCCCGCCGCCCCCCGGCCCGCTCGCGCCGCAAAGAAACCCAAGAACGCCTAAGGGTTGAGGCGAAGTGTCCCCTAGCCGGCAACGTCGCTTGGCGCGCTCCTGAAAGGAACGAGGTACCAGTTCTTCGCCAGCACGAGCCCCTTCCGGACGTCGTCGGTGAGCAGCATCGCACACGGGATGAGGAACAGCGAGACGATCGTGCCGAACATGACCCCGAACGCCAACGACACGGCCATCGGGATCAAGAACTGGGCCTGCAGCGAGTCGTCGAAGAGGAGCGGCATCAGCCCAACAAACGTGGTGATTGACGTCAGCATGATCGGGCGGAACCGCCTGGCCCCCGCTTCGAGCGCCGCTTGGCGTAGCCCGGACCCGGCCTTGCGCTGGCGGTTCACGTAGTCGACCATCACCAGCGTGTCGTTCACCGACACGCCGGCCAGCGCCAACAGACCGAACACCGACAGGTACGACGGAGTGATGTCAAGAAGCATGTGCCCCAGCAGTGCGCCCATGGTCGCGAAGGGGACCGCCAGCAGCACAAAGAACGGCTGGAACACCGAATTGAGCGCAATCGAGAGCAGCGCGAACAAGGCAAACCCCAACGCGACCGCGCCGAGGATAAACTGCTGTTTGGTTTGTTCGGCCTCCGCGACGTACCCGACGTACTGGAAGGTGAGGCCGTGCGGGATGCACAGCTCATCGATCTTAGGGGTAATCTCTCGGGCGATCCCCAGGAGGTCGACCTTCTGGTCGACGGGCTGGGCGCCGCACCGCAGGACCTCCGCGCCGTTCTTCCGCTGCACGGATGAAGGGGCCTTGGTGAACGCGATGCTAGCGACGGTCGACAGCGGGACGTCCGCGCCCCGGGGAGTGCGGATCCGCATGCGGTCGAGCGTGTGCAGCGACTCGCGTTGGTCTCGCGGCAGGCGGACCATGACGCGGATGTCGTCCACCCCACGCTGGAGGCGCTGCGCCTCTTCGCCGAAGAACGCCTGGCGGATGTGTTGGGCCAGCAATTGCTGCGTAAGGCCCAGCTCGGCCGCCAGCGGCTTGAGCGTGATCTCGAGCTCGTCCTGACCGTAGTTGACGTTGGCCCAGGTCGAGCTCAACTGTTCGTACCCTTGCAGCAATACTCGGATGTCGCGGGCCACCTCGGCCTTCTCGGGCGACATCGGCCCGCGCAGCTCGATGTTCAGGTTCTGGTTGTCGACGTCTCGGTCGTTGCGGATGCTCGAATCGGACTTCACGCGGAACTCGGACGCCTCGGGGATAGGGCCGACCAGCTCGGTCCAGCGGGTCACCAGCTCGCCGTAGCTGGCGCCGGGGACGGTGCGCTCCGAGGGGGGCAGCACCTCGAACGACATGGCGCCCCGCGACTTGTCGAAGCCGCGGTGGATGCGGGCGGCGCCGGTGATCTTGGAGTAGTCCCGCACGAGCGACTCGCCCGTCCCGGGATCGACGTACTCTTTGCGCATCTGCAACAGCGCATCCTCGATCTGGTCCATGTACCTGGCCGTCACCGCCAGGGGCGTGTCGTCCGGCATGTCGAGCTCTGTCGAGATCCGCCCGCGATCGACCGACGGGAAGGCGATAAACTCCATCCGCCCGCTCAGGCAGTAGCCCACCATCAGCAGCGCGCACGCGATGAACATCGCGCACACCGTGGCGCGGTAGCGCACCGCCAGGTTGAGCACGGGCTGGTAGCCGTGCTCGATCAGGTACTCCAATCCCTCGGCGATACCGGTCTGAACCCGCGTAATGATGTTGTCTCTCGGCACGGGGCGGAGGTGCTTTAGGTGCGCCGGCAGAATGAGTTTCGACTCGATCAGCGAGAACAGCAGCACCGGCCCCACGATGGGGGGCACCTGCCGAGAATAGTCGCCCCAAGTGCCGTCGAAGAACATCAACGGGATGAACGCCACGATGGTGGTCAGCGCGCCGAAAGTAACCGGCGTCGCGACTTCTTGCGTCCCCTCGATCGCGGCGTCCAGGGGCGTCATGCCGGCCTTCATCTTCAGGTAGACGTTCTCGCCAGTCACAATCGCGTCGTCGACGACGATGCCAACGACAATGATGAACCCGAACAGGCTCATGACGTTGGCGGTCACGCCAAACCACGGCATCAACAGGACCCCCCCGGCGAAGCCGACCGGGATCCCCATCACGATCCAGAACGCCAGCGCCGGCCGGAGGAACAACCCCAGCAACAGCATCACCAGCACGCTCCCCTGCAGCAGCGAACCGACCAGCGTATTCAGGCGATCGCGTATGGAGATCGATTCGTCGTCCCAGATGTACAGGTTGATCCCCTGCGGGAACCGCGAACGCATCGAGCCGACGTACTCGCGGACGCGGTCGGAGATCTCGATCGCGCTCTCCTTGCCGGTCCGCATCACCTCAACGAATAGCGCGGGCTGGCCGTTGAACTCGACGAGCTTCTCCCCCTCCTCGAACCCGTCGACGATCGTGGCCACCTCGCCCAGCAAGACATCGGAGCCGTTGGCGGCGCGGATCGGCAGGTCGCCGAACTCCCGGGCCGAGTACGCCTGGCCGCGTGTGCGGACGATGAAGGTCCCGCTGGCGCTGTCGATGGCGCCGGCCGGCAGGTCGATGGAGAACTGGCGGACCGCCTGGGCGAGGTCCTCGAAATTGAGCCCGAAAGAAAGCAGCTTCTTGGTGTCCGCTTCGATCGCGATCTCGTACCGGCTGTCCCCCTGCACCTGCGCCCGGCTCACCCCGCGCAGGGCGAGCACGTCTTCCTGCACCCTGCGGGCGACCTCGCGCAACTGGTGCGGATTGATGTCTCCGGTCACCGCGATGCTCAGCACCTCCCAGAAGTTCGACGACTCGGGGATGAAGATCCGCGGGCTCTCGGTCTCGTCGGGGAAGGTCGTGATCGTGTCGATCCGCGCGCTGACGTCGTCCATCAGCTCCCGCAGGTCGGCGCCCGATTCGGCGTCGATAAAGAAACGGGCCTGGCCGCGAGAGCCCTCCGAGTTGAGCTGCTTGATGCCCTCGACCCCCTCGAGCGCTTCCTCGATAGGGATCAAGATGGCGCGCTCGACGTCCTTGGCCGTGCCCCCGCGGTAGTCCATCTCAACGACCACGGTTTCGAAGCTGCGCTCCGGCGACACCTCCAACGGGATCTGGAACAGGGCCGTGTACACGCCGGCGACCAAGATCGACAGCATCAAGAAGTTCGCGGCGATGCCGTTGATGGTAAACCAGCGAATCATGGCGGCCCGTTAGTTCGCTGCGCTCTCGGAGTCGACCTTTGCCGTGTCGGCGATCGCCTCCGAGGAAGTGGGGCCTTCAATAATCTCAACCGGCGTCCCCTCGGGGGTGTACACCAACGGGGTCGTAGCCAGCCACACGTCGCTGGGGACGCTCGCGCGGTCGACAATCACGTGCTGGGCGTCGGACCAGATCGCGTGGACGGTGGTCGGCAGCAGCGTTTGGTCCGACCGGCGCACCAGCACGATCTGGTCGAGCTGACGCACAGCGGCGCGCGGCAGCGCGACGACGTCGCGGAGCACCACCCCGGTGATCGATGCGGTCACCGGCTGTCCGATGCGCA from Pirellulimonas nuda includes:
- a CDS encoding PQQ-binding-like beta-propeller repeat protein, with amino-acid sequence MRGAPRLIFALACCLAATAVDTVVGQDWPQWRGANRDARATGIATPTEWPEQLTKKWSIPVGVGVASPSLVGDKLYVFARQEGNEILRCLDAATGDEIWKVENEATAIRGPAAGFDGPRSSPTVADGKVVILGAQGLLTCLDAATGASIWSNDDNVGNVPRFATSSSPIVLDGLVITEFGEDREGGIAAYDLSTGKESWKWTDSGASYGSSVQMTIDGVEAIVAPMSDKLVVLAAADGKVLWQMPYTQGRYNAATPIVSDGTLIVAGPNSGMTALELTKQGDEVTEDQAWKNSDNTVIYNTPVLKDGKLYGISNLNSLFCINVEGGQTAWNAPLGGDAPARPQAPPAEAGQQEQGRRGGGGRGGRRGGGGGGGYGSVVDVGGALLALIPSGQLTVFAPGDEYTAIATYKVADAGAYAYPVPSKHGLFIKDQESVTLWATH
- a CDS encoding HEAT repeat domain-containing protein, whose product is MSRSLRLHTLAACLALLTLGSLGAAAGHDASSDFQGWSLEPGIGQAHLVMAARVTRVSSVTVVEGAKTDIALREYRFQPVRVLKGLFQREALSMTASDLGLPAEDASAAPPLKEGELRMLILSQQRGFDLGGGIASYGCVSATPGATTFAQRVPLLSGADDPLVGVVETLIQVADSRSRSERARLLIDRLAKTDGVATVALLTSLSLRADWCASDGRVYEALARLVESPQSAVRGAALDLLAKMLTVGPSPDNPQPPGGVADALYAVLRSDEARTTIRTASIDALGRLPGTTVEADGVRAYLIDQLTDAATQAERQAAATALSRSGAALRHSLGLTPVMDATAALPLDLAPAGEAAYAQAAIRLMPRPALRETMGDLPLAERVWLERLERSLAAGQSIEAEVDALGGMQSKQMSTLLMAAAEQPSLSAAERGAIARALGVLGEKRAAPLLVGWLRGADFRLKGEALTALELVDSPSSADAMRPLLKSESYLPFKLRIARLLARHGVDDGYALAAEHLSDQDHTAAATLVLVALDDPRTTRDLSEILATRPDRRWRAAALTGLAAVGDADARGELRKILADDRDPLVASAAEAVGLSADSTLLPPLAMLARSRNKEIAEAALVALRRFFSGVRQSPLGLAAIDADGRPSSEPAADVAPETRELLASAVADVASDAYVDLGLRVQALAAARLIGGEGYAELLTELADQSELEGTTLLAKVQADRREARRRK
- a CDS encoding M56 family metallopeptidase, which encodes MPGTLNDFAVQQAVAAAAGGAVWLLGRTPWLGRRPAASHTLWLLVLLLLAAPPGIWRADWFAGDNTAAPPDAAQYGEAQYAAAARCGCYPVGTAYSAPPPVGSAAPSNGPFGSMGEGTLLVLLGASLLMTCVLWFGIARRFVRVRRLLRSDQEAPARAARLLQEASRRFRLQTEVGLRLVDASLPPMLWAEPGRPVIVLPRPLIDTIDDEALRGILAHELGHYVRRDHWVALATTAVATLFWWNPAVWFARRQASAAAEACCDALALERTGVSRKSYARALLSVVDWMSGNPPLPSSFGVSFGRPCERDGARLLRSRIAMIADRGVQPRMTRRLGRLLTCGCVTLVLASAFAGGLGQSAASGSHLEAAAAKSPAADPYGAAIPLYCCPS
- a CDS encoding BlaI/MecI/CopY family transcriptional regulator; this encodes MKPESVPNDDLTGAELAVMEVLWERDAGETIREVVLAVYGRHEHSLHAGVKSFLDRLIEKGYVRVDKSAFAHRFHAAFTRRQYVGSRLKQMAHSHFGGSLTPLLLSLVEQATLTKKDRAAIEKLIENIRD
- a CDS encoding DUF1801 domain-containing protein; the encoded protein is MAKKTPKKQVKAAKKASLVPADASAQEAAPKLLSGGNPQIAKGYGDAPVQAYLAAMPGWKQRVGRRLDALVVRVVPEVNKAVKWNTPLYGVEGQGWFLAFHCITKYVKVSFFRGASLCPVPPVASKMKDVRYFHVHEDDEIDETQLADWIKQASKLPGETM
- a CDS encoding DUF1801 domain-containing protein; amino-acid sequence: MAEQTPSQLIDARIKALDDWRGETLARVRKLIKRADPEVAETVKWRKPSNGMLGVPVWEHAGILCTGEAYKSFVKLTFAKGASLADPSRLFNASLEGNARRAIDLREGDAIAEKPFTALIRAAVALNTAAPAAPRPARAAKKPKNA
- a CDS encoding efflux RND transporter permease subunit, translating into MIRWFTINGIAANFLMLSILVAGVYTALFQIPLEVSPERSFETVVVEMDYRGGTAKDVERAILIPIEEALEGVEGIKQLNSEGSRGQARFFIDAESGADLRELMDDVSARIDTITTFPDETESPRIFIPESSNFWEVLSIAVTGDINPHQLREVARRVQEDVLALRGVSRAQVQGDSRYEIAIEADTKKLLSFGLNFEDLAQAVRQFSIDLPAGAIDSASGTFIVRTRGQAYSAREFGDLPIRAANGSDVLLGEVATIVDGFEEGEKLVEFNGQPALFVEVMRTGKESAIEISDRVREYVGSMRSRFPQGINLYIWDDESISIRDRLNTLVGSLLQGSVLVMLLLGLFLRPALAFWIVMGIPVGFAGGVLLMPWFGVTANVMSLFGFIIVVGIVVDDAIVTGENVYLKMKAGMTPLDAAIEGTQEVATPVTFGALTTIVAFIPLMFFDGTWGDYSRQVPPIVGPVLLFSLIESKLILPAHLKHLRPVPRDNIITRVQTGIAEGLEYLIEHGYQPVLNLAVRYRATVCAMFIACALLMVGYCLSGRMEFIAFPSVDRGRISTELDMPDDTPLAVTARYMDQIEDALLQMRKEYVDPGTGESLVRDYSKITGAARIHRGFDKSRGAMSFEVLPPSERTVPGASYGELVTRWTELVGPIPEASEFRVKSDSSIRNDRDVDNQNLNIELRGPMSPEKAEVARDIRVLLQGYEQLSSTWANVNYGQDELEITLKPLAAELGLTQQLLAQHIRQAFFGEEAQRLQRGVDDIRVMVRLPRDQRESLHTLDRMRIRTPRGADVPLSTVASIAFTKAPSSVQRKNGAEVLRCGAQPVDQKVDLLGIAREITPKIDELCIPHGLTFQYVGYVAEAEQTKQQFILGAVALGFALFALLSIALNSVFQPFFVLLAVPFATMGALLGHMLLDITPSYLSVFGLLALAGVSVNDTLVMVDYVNRQRKAGSGLRQAALEAGARRFRPIMLTSITTFVGLMPLLFDDSLQAQFLIPMAVSLAFGVMFGTIVSLFLIPCAMLLTDDVRKGLVLAKNWYLVPFRSAPSDVAG